The proteins below are encoded in one region of Glandiceps talaboti chromosome 17, keGlaTala1.1, whole genome shotgun sequence:
- the LOC144448680 gene encoding cysteine--tRNA ligase, cytoplasmic-like — MADAGNKKRCQPPWQPPAGSKKSELHLYNSLTRKKELFVPQNGKQVLWYSCGPTVYDASHMGHARSYISFDILRRVLSQYFNYDVLYCMNITDIDDKIIKRARQNHLFEEYKKGIESTEIVLEDIKQGKAKCQDKMEKETDPDKKNMLERILRKVETALTELQTLVNNKTESTECKAAMQRIVEECRDVLADELDRKSGHTITDNSIFSSLPKYWEEEYHTDMTSLNVLPADVLTRVSEYIPEVIDYVKKIIDNGYAYESNGSVYFSVATFDNASDHSYAKLVPEAVGDNKALQEGEGDLSITQDRLDEKKSQNDFAVWKASKPGEPAWDSPWGKGRPGWHIECSVMASCILGESLDIHTGGYDLRFPHHDNELAQAEAHYGNDHWVRYFLHSGHLTIAGCKMSKSLKNFITIKDALAKHTSRQLRLMFLLHSWKDTLDYSDNTMENAIQYEKFMNEFFLNVKDILRNAAVGPEKFLKWNEAEKKLSEQFQQIKSDIDQALCDSIDTKSAMDAMRDLVSQSNIYVRDIKSSKQIPNSILLRSIAVYLTDILKVFGAIDGDDLIGFPMSSGENNANLEETVMPYVEAFAEFRDSVRQVAREKKVVEVLKLCDQVRDDVLPELGVRLEDHEGQRTVVKLVDKEILLKEREQMQKLAEEKQRKKEEAKQKERERQAAKEAQKRIPPAELFLKETDKYSAFDPKGIPSHGAKGEPLSNKQIKKLTKAYEQQEKLYKEFLNSQEVKN, encoded by the exons ATGGCAGACGCCG GAAACAAGAAGAGATGCCAGCCACCATGGCAACCACCAGCAGGAAGTAAGAAGTCTGAGTTACACTTGTATAACAGTTTAACCAGAAAAAAGGAGTTGTTTGTTCCACAGAATGGCAAGCAAGTACTATGGTACAGTTGTGGTCCAACGGTATATGATGCCTCACACATGGGTCACGCTAG GTCctatatatcatttgatatcttACGGCGTGTTTTAAGTCAGTACTTCAACTATGATGTCCTTTATTGTATGAACATAACTGATATTGATGATAAAATCATTAAAAGAGCTCGTCAAAATCATCTTTTTGAAGAGTACAAAAAAGGAATAGAGAGTACAGAGATTGTTTTAGAGGATATCAAACAAGGCAAAGCA AAATGTCAGGACAAAATGGAAAAGGAAACAGACCCGGATAAGAAAAATATGTTGGAGAGAATTTTGAGGAAAGTGGAGACAGCTTTAACAGAACTACAGACTTTAGTAAATAATAAGACAGAAAGTACAGAGTGTAAGGCAGCTATGCAG AGAATAGTTGAAGAGTGTCGTGATGTTTTAGCCGATGAATTGGACAGAAAGTCAGGCCACACTATAACAGACAACTCAATCTTTTCATCCCTTCCTAAGTATTGGGAAGAAGAGTATCACACAGATATGACATCACTTAAT GTTCTTCCAGCTGATGTCCTAACCAGGGTCAGTGAATATATCCCTGAAGTCATAGACTATGTCAAGAAAATCATAGATAATGGTTATGC GTATGAGTCCAACGGCTCTGTCTATTTCTCTGTGGCTACCTTTGATAATGCCAGTGACCATAGCTATGCTAAGTTAGTACCTGAAGCTGTAGGTGACAACAAGGCACTACAGGAAGGAGAAGGTGATCTCAGTATAACACAGGACAGACTAGATGAGAAGAAATCACAAAATGACTTTGCAGTATGGAAAGCATCAAAGCCAGGAGAACCAGCATGGGATTCACCTTGGGGAAAG GGTCGTCCAGGTTGGCACATAGAGTGTTCAGTCATGGCTAGCTGTATTCTAGGGGAATCACTTGATATCCATACAGGTGGCTATGATCTCAGatttcctcaccatgacaatgAACTTGCCCAAGCTGAG gCACACTATGGTAATGACCACTGGGTGAGATACTTTCTACATTCTGGTCACCTGACAATAGCTGGTTGTAAAATGTCTAAATCATTGAAAAACTTCATCACCATCAAAGATGCATTGGCCAAACACACATCACGACAACTACGACTTATGTTTTTACTGCATTCATGGAAAGATACATTAGATTATTCGGATAATACTATGGAAAATGCCATACAGTATGAAAAATTTATGAAT GAATTCTTCCTCAATGTGAAAGACATCTTACGAAATGCTGCTGTTGGTCCAGAAAAGTTCCTGAAATGGAATGAAGCTGAGAAAAAACTGTCTGAACA ATTTCAGCAAATCAAGTCGGATATAGACCAAGCACTGTGTGATTCTATAGATACTAAATCAGCCATGGATGCCATGAGAGATTTAGTCAGTCAAAGTAATATCTATGTAAGAGACATCAAGTCCAGTAAACAAATACCAAATAGTATATTATTACGTAGTATTGCAGTCTATCTTACAGATATATTGAAG GTGTTTGGTGCAATAGATGGTGATGATTTGATTGGCTTTCCTATGTCTAGTGGAGAAAATAATGCTAAT TTGGAAGAAACTGTCATGCCATATGTAGAAGCATTTGCTGAATTCAGAGACAGTGTAAGACAAGTAGCTAGAGAAAAGAAAG TTGTTGAAGTCTTAAAGTTATGTGACCAAGTCAGAGATGATGTCTTACCAGAACTAGGAGTACGTCTGGAAGACCATGAAGGTCAACGAACTGTTGTTAAACTAGTTGACAAGGAAATTCTACTCAAAGAGCGAGAACAGATGCAAAAG CTCGCTGAGgaaaaacaaaggaaaaaagAGGAAGCCAAACAGAAGGAGAGAGAACGACAGGCAGCTAAGGAAGCACAGAAACGTATACCACCAGCTGAATTATTTCTTAAAGAAACTGATAAATATTCAGCATTTGATCCAAAG GGTATACCTTCCCATGGTGCAAAGGGTGAACCACTCAGTAACAAACAAATCAAGAAACTTACCAAGGCTTATGAACAACAAGAGAAACTGTACAAGGAATTTCTGAATAGTCAAGAAGTGAAGAACTAA
- the LOC144448377 gene encoding patatin-like phospholipase domain-containing protein 2, producing the protein MNLSFSGCGFLGIYHVGVASCFREHAPDLVGKVAGASAGGLAGCVLVSEDVDLGECTEDVLEIVIRARSRALGPLHPSFNVSKILQDGLRKVLPKDAHLKASGRLFISLTRLSDGANVMMSEFETREDLIQVLLCSAFVPFYSGLIPPSYKGVRYVDGGLSDNLPAFSGNDPTITVSPFSGESDICPPSDDTSNYLHMSLANTSIQLTPTNLYRLSRALFPPEPEIMTKMCRQGFEDALKFLKQRGLVSCNRHISLRSLSEVNLTSDPAVSDDEDDEDYLLEEMQQCTDCKERKEEVALIDNLPQPVLEALHAASKSGNNSTLSWMISYATLPYTLPLQVAYNFLARFIDWLPYLPEDFQAFVYFVWNVAKYIVHHIESGRHDYSARFSCQLAITESQIMEDQRYADITVEERDNRLHLQFAMGIKNDQRKPRRVQWQIGGVDFNSSEEEVCDLSDENDNGLLMSNIDLKRRVSQELDVKANYEMENIRRSHHLHQTTIDSH; encoded by the exons atgaATTTATCGTTTTCCGGCTGCGGTTTTCTAGGTATTTATCATGTCGGCGTGGCAAGTTGTTTCAGGGAACATGCCCCCGATCTGGTCGGTAAAGTAGCCGGTGCTTCTGCGGGAGGTTTGGCGGGCTGTGTCTTAGTCAGTGAAGACGTCGATTTAG GTGAATGTACAGAAGATGTTTTGGAAATTGTCATTAGAGCTCGTTCCCGTGCTTTAGGACCACTTCATCCAAGTTTTAATGTTTCTAAAATTCTACAAGATGGTTTACGTAAAGTTTTACCAAAAGATGCACATCTTAAAGCCAGTGGACGTTTATTTATATCGTTAACAAGATTGTCTGATGGCGCTAATGTTATGATGTCTGAGTTTGAAACCAGGGAAGATTTAATTCAG GTATTATTATGCAGTGCATTTGTACCTTTCTATTCAGGGTTGATACCACCATCATACAAAGGAGTG CGTTATGTAGATGGAGGTCTAAGTGATAATCTACCAGCATTCAGTGGTAACGACCCAACAATTACAGTATCTCCATTCTCTGGAGAGAGTGATATCTGTCCCCCATCAGATGATACTAGTAACTATCTACACATGTCACTAGCTAACACTAGTATACAGCTAACACCAACCAATCTGTACAGACTGTCTAGGGCTCTCTTTCCTCCAGAACCTGAAATTATGACAAAGATGTGCCGACAAGGGTTTGAGGATGCACTCAAGTTTTTAAAACAGAGAG gtcttgtaagttgtaacagACATATTAGTTTGAGGTCACTGAGTGAGGTCaatttgacctctgacccaGCAGTGTcagatgatgaggatgatgaagACTATCTTTTAGAAGAAATGCAACAATGTACGGATTGTAAGGAAAGGAAGGAAGAAGTTGCGTTGATTGATAATCTACCTCAACCAGTATTAGAAG CTCTTCATGCTGCCAGTAAGTCAGGCAATAACAGTACACTATCATGGATGATATCCTATGCTACACTGCCGTATACTCTGCCATTACAAGTTGCATACAACTTTTTAGCAAG gtttattgatTGGTTGCCATATTTACCAGAAGACTTTCAAGcctttgtttactttgtatggAATGTTGCCAAGTACATTGTTCATCATATTGAGAGTGGAAGACATGACTATAGTGCAAG GTTTAGCTGTCAGCTAGCAATCACAGAAAGTCAAATCATGGAAGACCAACGCTATGCTGACATCACTGTGGAAGAGAGAGATAACCGTTTACATTTACAGTTTGCAATGGGAATTAAGAATGACCAGAGGAAACCAAGGAGAGTCCAATGGCAAATAGGAGGTGTTGATTTTAACTCATCTGAAGAAGAAGTGTGTGATTTAAGTGATGAAAATGACAATGGTTTACTTATGTCAAACATTGATTTGAAAAGACGTGTTAGTCAGGAACTAGACGTCAAAGCAAATTACGAAATGGAGAATATCCGAAGATCACATCATTTACATCAGACCACTATTGATTCCCATTGA